Within Rhododendron vialii isolate Sample 1 chromosome 12a, ASM3025357v1, the genomic segment gaattattgattcatctcgtcgacgaatgagaaaagtaaaaaaatttcacttttttcaagtattttgagaaataactaatTTTTAGGGCAAATAGTGACTTCttgcgctaaaaagtggttatttatcaaaatactagggtaaaagtaaagaaattttactttttcgattcctcttgtcgagacgaatcaatagcggacaaaagtttggtgcaaaattaacaaatacgaaaaaattttaaataaggacaattcTCAAATTAAATTTAAGCTTAAATTAAGGTTAAAAGAATGGAGCCTCAATAGGGCTGGATATTTAACCGGTGGTGATGGGAGCTGCAATTAGCTGCTGACGGAGTTGAATGGGGTCGGTCGGTGATGTATCGGGTGTTGTGTACCAGGTGTCAAGTGTTTACAGTCAGAAAATACTTCGCAATTGATTACGTTTTTGGGATGTTGATTATGATTGTGATTGTAATTACTAATTGCTAAAAGCTGATGGCAAAATAAGCAATTGATGCTGAAGTTCCTGCCCATAACAAGAAAAGAGTTCTCCTCTTCCTCTGCTTTCAATTTacgtagtatttttttttgccaagaaAAGACGGGAAAAAAAGAGGAACAAGTTACAAGGGTATTATAGTCAATTCAGCTTTAAGGTTAACGGAGTTATGGTTGCACTTTATTCCGAAACCACATGAAGGCGATTTGGTCATTAATAAATCTCAAGGAGATCATTTGTCAAAAGGCCAAACCACAGGAAGGTAATTCGTACTTTGCCCTCTATACGTAACTTTATCAGTGCACAAAATAACTTGACAAGATTTTACATCGTTGTCAATTAGGCTTGTTCGATTGGCTAGGAGtcctgcattttactaggaGGTTACGAGTTCAAATTTTTCCACCTGTATGTGCGTATTTCCCTAGAACTAGAGGggcttttccttttctttctaaATTTCTTATGATGAActtatttcttatattagttgagttgtttggtttgattatcTCATGGACTCTTACAATTGATGTAGTCAGTGTCCCGAATTTGTACTTTATATTTCATACATGATATAAATAAACTCTTCTATCTATTGAAACAAAAGAGACTAACATTTGTTATAAGATAAATAGACGATTAGAATTCTCACCGTCAATTTCTTTCTAAGAAAAACATGATTCAAACAAGTCCTCGTGGATTTTCGACAAAGgtaatttttttgcatgaataattGTAACATGgaattctacaaaatgaaccGCTCAATCGTCATATGTCAATATACATTGAACATCCAACAGCCAAAAAAGATTTCGTAAAAGAAAAGATATGGTAACAGGTATTATTCAAATCTACATGAACAAATGAATAAACAGAACAGAGTCAAAGAAAGTACTCATcaagaaaacagagagagagagagagagagagagagagagagagagagagagagagagagaggtgtctATATGAAGACTATATCTCTATCACCTACACCAGAAAGTATATGTATGGTGGTGGGGTGCAATTTAAATGAGCGTCTGAGGGGTCTTGTGGCACTTGCCTTTGATCCATCCGAAACCAATACAGGTCCCTTTCTTGACCTTCTTCACCCCACTCGACGCCACCGCTTTGGTCTTCCCCAGCCCCTTCCCCACCTTCTTCCCCACGCCGCCGCGACCCTTCTTGGGCTCGGCGATAAATGGGTCCGGGTTGTCGTCCCACTGATCGGCCCACGATAACCCGTTATTGAAGGGTGATTCCATTGATCTGCAGAGTCTCGTTATCAACTAGTTGCTCTGATCTTCTTCAAAGGAAGGGATGGAattctcgagagagagagagagagagagagtagggggagagagagaatttgctTGGAGAGGGAGTGTATCTATTTATCTACATAAATAGGCAGGGGATGTGTATAATGTATAGATTATAGATGGTTAAAAATCTATGGTGAAGAAGTATAGGATATTACTAATTCTCTATGTATATTTAAACACGCAATAtagaatagattttttttttttgatccgcgcaATATAGAATAGATGAAGAGAGTTGAATTCTGTGTTCAAGATTTGAGGGAAACGACTAGAATACCCTCCCCTTTCTACGGGTGTGTTCCCTATTTTGCCTATGATTTTTGAGCTCATTTTTTGTATTGGGTTTTACACGTCTTGAGCACTTGGTCCGAATCCAGCTAGTGCAGTGGCAAAACTTTTGTTGAAAGGTGGCAAGTCTCACTATGTCGTACTTGAAAGACAATGCTCTACATGTCTTTTTTAGAAGTGGCCGGAAAAACGAACACGACATTCGTGTAACAGAATCGAAATAAGAGCAAGGTAATAGTTGTTGTTAAACTTAGttaattgtatattaattaAGGGAATGAGcgtctctctgtttttttttagaaagaaaTTAACCACATTATTTTGGGATCCTCCATGCACTGTGGGGAAGGGCAATATAGTCAGTTCAACATAACCGTGCATGTTGTCAGCCCTTAGCTCAACCATTAAGGAGATCGACTTCTTCTTcgttaagaaaaataaagtaaataaaggcaaaaaaaaaaatataattaaagtAAAATAAAGGCAGTAGGATTCCTACTGGGGAGGTTTGGTGACGATGCAGCCTCGGTAAACGTTTCTGGAACCTTCCGGGATCAGTGGCCGGCCACCGTCGTTGGGGTTTCGGTTGCCTAACGAAATCTTAGCCAAAATCTTTGAGTGTGACCACTCCGGAGCTCATTTTAACGATAGTAGCTGTTCAATTTGTCCATATTAATTTTTTCGGTGTTTCTGTAACGTTGAAATTCATCTAATCGAATAAGATTTTAGTGCTTGGTTGAGCTAAATGTTTACAAATCAATCTGAACAAAATAAACGATTCGATCGGAAAAGTAAGACCTCAAAAACCATAATGATCTCACACATAGAAAGGTGAACAAAGTTGTTCTCCAAAGTAAGAGTGCGGATTGTCTGTGACAGTGAGTAAACGAAAAATCAATAGATCATTCACATCTCACCTGCCAAATTAAACTTCATCCtaaatcaaattgaaaagaaaactcTAAAATCAGTTATTTTATTTGCTTTTCTAAAGTGTTTCGATAATTTCCCTTTGTGATACCTCTTAAGAAAAAACAAGGAGGAGACATTATTCACCCTATTCTCTTATTTGACTAAATGTTTTCTTTCCCACGAGTActacattttgaaaaaataaaagaacgaacatttaaaatacaattaaaagaagaaagaacacaTTAATAAAATGAACTTTTCAAAAAGTGGTTAGGTAGAGAAGAAAGTATTTTTAAGGGAGGTGAatttcacactccttttttgatatccacattcttttctttttttgttttttagtattGAAAGCGTGTTTAGGATCGTAGatataaaaaaatggagtgtgaagATCAATTCCATTTGTAAAGGtataatttgattcaaaattagGGAGGTTGATGTGAATGCTCTTACGAATTGAATATGGTACTTTGACATATTTAAAGCATTTATAAGTGTGTTTCTCATTAAAAATCATTTCATTCGCATACATTATCAATACGTGTGAAAGACGcgtgtattttttttgaaagacgtGTGTTACAATAATTGTTTTCTTTAATGTGCTgctatgttcttttttttttgatcagcaaagatgaaatttattaaaaaacagGGAATAGGGAAGGGAATCCAAAAAGTTGGATGAACATCCCAAAGGCAAAAGCCCGAAAACACACGAGGGTCTACAGGGTCCACAACGAAAATATCAATAAAGCCCAACCCATAcccaaaataaataatgaaaagCCCGGAACACCCAATCCCGACCCACACCTGGGCCGGCCCACCCAAACCAGTCCCCAAACCCTAAGCACATCAGCCATCATCGCTGTACAAAATACTGGAAACTAGCCGCGCCGTTAAGCCGAGCTGACCTCACCCAGATAAAAAGGCCGGCGGCTGGATTCGGCCTACGAAAACGAGGACCAAAACAATCAGGGCCAAGGgacaccaaaccaccaccacaacagcCTAACCCAAACTAAACCCCAGCAGCCACGATCATCACCAGCAGCAACAACAATCCAACGCGACGAACTGACAGCCCCACGCCTGATTGAGACTTCGAACAGTCGCCGGCCGGACTTCGGCACACAAAGACGACAAGAGATCCCAGCCATGGGGGCCGCATCCACCTTCCCAACACCGGATTGAAACCATCACCGATTAAGCAGCGCCATCTTCTCCGATCGTTTTTGAACATATGAAAAGAAACCTTCAAAAAAACGTTAGAAAAAGCAGCTAAATACTCCACCACTAAAACCACACCACtgtccaccaccaccacacagCCGGCCCAGATCTACATCACCAACCATCACCCACAACCTCTGATCATTCCGGACCACCCAACACCGCTAGGCTCCCGGAGGAACCAAGGAAGCTTTGGCCAGAGGAAACCGAGCCGAAGCCCAGCCACCACACCCTCCCACGCCGAAGAGAGTggaagcccaaaaaaaaaaaagactaaggGGGAAAAAGAAGGGACTTTGATCTGGGGAGGAGAGGGATAGAGAAGAGCTAGCAGGCGCAGGGTGGAAAGAGGAGCCtgggggaggagggagggaggcgCCTCCCCCCCAAAGTGGGGGCAGTGTCCAAATTGAAGCCCTAGCagaagagggttttttttttgaaagtcagTCAATCTCATTTCATTAAAAGTGCTCATTGGGCAAATACAGGAATCCATCGAAATTACAGAGATACAGGCTAAACAAGAACAATAAGTAGGAACCTAAACTCTACCATCGAGAAATAAGCACATACTGCAGAGCAGAGTCGACACACGAAGTTTAACCAATAGAGCTGTTCATCGTAATAGAGACTAAGCACCTACAGGAACGGAACCTAATCACTGAATAAGCAAGAAAACCAAGGGATCCCATTTCAACAACTCAATCTTAACCCCGAAAAACTGCCAACGGAGCAAGATGACCAAAAAAAACCACCATCGTCGGACAACCTCACGGGGCGCCGGATTATTCGCCCACCATCCCATCCACACCGGATCTAAAAAATTAGACCGGTACAAACTCTGAACTGGGGAGACCAGCcggaaaaatggagaaaaaaagaaagaaagaaaaaggaaaaaaaaccctaactccatCACACCATTATTACCTCGCCGCCGGCCACTAACCGCCGGATCTAAGAGGACAAAGCAGGGCCCGGTCGAGTCAAGCCCACAGAACACCGGCCGGAGGTCCGATCATCCGGAGCTTCATCGCCTTGAAACACCAACGCTCGCCAAACCAGACCGGAGAGATCAGAGATACACCGGAGGGTCAAGAAGActgaaggaggagagaggagggaggagggggGAGGAGGGGGGCGGCGGCCTCGCCTCCCAGAACTGGAAACAGAGGCCTtgatttttagagagagaaagtagagagaaGGAGGAGCGAAGGAGAGTTCATTAATAGCAGAAGAGGGTTAGAGAGAAAGAGTCTCGattttacagagagagaaattttctttttcatcaataaaattttttttaccatgttgaaaaaagaagaagaaagaaagacgCGTGACACAAATTTGGATGAAAATCGTACCAATGCATTTTATAGCTAATAAATTAATATTTATTATAGCTAGTAAATTAACACGTTAACTTAAAGCTATTTTGATGTACAATAGTAGTATACTATTCAAATCAAAATCCTCTCccctcaaaaaaataatccctcACATGACACAAAAATAAAGTTCACCACGATCATGTTTTTATAGTAAAAGCCGTTCATTTGTAGTCCTTTTGCACGTAAAttatcatgcaaaaaatcaCTTTAATTGGATTTTGACGTTCAAACGTCAATTCCTCTTTAGACAAACATGACCCAGCAAAGCGTTCCTAATTTTGGacttatatgatttttttgtgtgaataaaTTGTAGAACGTTGCAGACCCTACCAAATGAATCGCTCAAATCGTGAAATATTGATACATGATGAAACATCCAATATCAAAAAAGGATCTCGTACAAGAACAATCATATGGTACAAGTATTATTCAAAGTTTCTATCTTCTACATGTACAAATGAATAAACAGAACAGAGTCAAAACAGTATCAAACTAAAATTCAAGAAAACAGAGAGacagaaacagagagagagagagaaagagagagagagagaggtgtataTATCTCTACCATGCATCTACACCTGTaagtatatgtatgtataggtGGTGGGGTCCACCCAATTGAAAAAATCAGCGTTTGAGGGTGGTCTTGTGGTACTTGTCTTTGATCCAACGCAGCCCTCCGGAGGTCCCTTCCTTCACCTTCCTCACCCCACTCGAAGCCACGGCCTTGGTCTTCCCCAGCCCTTCTTCCACCTTCTTCCctacgccgccgccgccgccctTCTTGGGCTCGGCGGGAAGTGCCAGTGGGTCCGGGCCGGAGTCCCACTGGTCGGCCCATGATGTCCCATAAGAGTTGTGTGACTCCATTTCCAACAGAGTCTCGCTATTCGTTGCTTTTCTCCAAAGAAATGGGTGaacttctagagagagagagagagagagagagagagagattgggtatttgttgttgttgcttGGAGGGGTCTATATCTCTATTATATATAGGCATGGATGTGTATACGCGTGGATTATAGATGGTTGAAAATCATATGTTGATCTACTACTATTCTCCATGGGAATTTAACACGCCTAGATGAGGCGATCGAGTTGAATTCTGGGGTCAGTATTTAGGTGAAATGACTAGAATAACCTCCCTAGTTTGCCTTTAAAATTTGAAGTCAATTTTGtcggttttttatttatttttaatcagtTTATGTAACGTCAAGAATAGAAAAGTTTCTTAAAAATGTTCTTTCTAGAAACCTCCTTATGCTGGAGCCTAGGGAAGGGCAGTATCATAATTTTCCCGTGTATGTTGTCAGCCCTTAGCGCAGCCATTAATAAAACATTTTTCTATATCCTAAAGAAACTATACAATAGGAGGCAATGCAACGAGTAATCATTCCATGTCCTGGAATACCACTCGACGGTGCCCTAAATTCTTTTTTATCACAAATTTGTTTGAATTTCACACATTTTGAAGTGAGATCCACACGTGTGTGGAGTAGTCCATGCAAATATATGATTGAGAAAAAGTTTGTTGCTAAACAGTGCCCCAAGGGCTTTGAATAATTATCCGAATGTAACATAACTAAAGTAgcttctgaaaaaaaaaaaaaaagtagcttATGGAACCCTGCGGGTCCACCCTCGTGCTTTTGGTTGGTTAATAAAAGCTTAGTCAAAGTCTTTGGGCTATGGAGTAGTTATTTTAGAAAGCATTAATAGTCAATTATTTATATcagggaattgatttctataCTTTCTTTCTTGAATTTTAACATAGAAAGTATACGTATTTTTTTCTCCTgaaagactaaaaaaaaaatgtgaatatcaaaaaaaagagtataaaaattaattctctttttgatatagtaaaaaaaatattaaaaagaatGCTACGGTACGTTGcccaattgttttttttttccttttttctttttagaggaCCAAGGCTACAAAATAACTGTGTGAATGGATCACCCGCAT encodes:
- the LOC131311681 gene encoding uncharacterized protein LOC131311681, translating into MESHNSYGTSWADQWDSGPDPLALPAEPKKGGGGGVGKKVEEGLGKTKAVASSGVRKVKEGTSGGLRWIKDKYHKTTLKR